From the Candidatus Binatia bacterium genome, the window TAAATGCGCACGAAGCGGTCGTTACGCGGACTAATGAGGCGCAGGTCGACATAGCCTGCCAGGCGCGGGAGGACGTCGTCGATGGCCGTGCGCATGCGGGGCTCGAGCAGGCGAGCGAGGCGGGTCAGTTGTGCCTCGGACAAGCGTGCTGGCGCAGCGCAGCCTAACAGTACAGTTCAGACCACTGCGGGAGAGTAAAGAACGGCACGCCGAGAACGGGCCGGATCTTGTCGATGCGTCCTTTCGGCTGCTCGCGAGTCAGCAAAAATACCGGCTCTACAAGTGGTAGCTCAGGAACGGTGCGCCGGAGCGTTGTCGCCAGCTTGCGTGCCTTGGCGTTGAGCTCCTGTGCTTCCGTTTCGATGTCGCGCGGGTTGTTTTCCATCCACGCGACTGACCAGTGCTTGATCTCCACCACGCGCACGCCGGGTGGACCGATGGCGACCAGGTCGATCTCCTCAGCCAATGCCTGATGATTCACGGAAAACGTGAGATTGCTCAGTAGGAACCAGCAACCGTTGCCGGCTTGCGACTGCAGGCGAGTCTTCAAGAATTCGAAGGCGCGGCTCTCGCTTGCGTTGGCAGCCGGGTCGCACGGAACTAAGGTCACCCGCATCTTACTTCCTCCGCATGCGCAGCTCGCAAAGCCGCATTGACCGATCGGGGCCACGCGTCGGGGGTGTTTCGGTATTCAGAACGCCGGCGTCGTCCCCTACCCAGTGCATTCGCTGCGTTCTCCCCAAAAATTCTCGCGGTTTGGAACGGCAAGCCTTTACCCCTGAGTTGTGCTGTTGGGCAAGACACCGTCGTGGACGGGCAGACACTAGCGCTGGTGAACGCCGGAAAGTTGCTTCGCCTGCGGTCGGGCGGCGTCCTCCGGAAGCGATCGGTAGCGATCCGCTCTTCTATTACGAGCGATTTTCTCCCAGCGTGGCTCCCTGGGCTGATTCGGCCGCTCCGGTGTTCGCCGCCCTGCGGTTTCCCGTGTGATTCTCTTTGTAGCTTGCCGCGTTTTTTTTGTTGACACCGGCATCCGCTGTGGCGTAAGTGGGGTTTCCGGGTGGTGGGGTAGTGGTAGGCGGAGCTAGCTAAGGAGGCGAAATTGATAATGCTTGGGTGGCATTTCTTACGTGGCGTCCCCGCCGGGGCTCGCTTTAGCCAAGAGGGCGGAGGGGTGAGGAAGGATCCTCTCCTACCGCCGAGACGTCTAGGTCGCTGGATCAGTGGCAAACGTTTTCGGTCGCGCGCTTCGCTTACGAGCGCGGCGAGGGAAGGGTCGCAGAAGTTGGTAGCCCCGGGTAGTCATTGGCGCCACGATCGGGGGAAGTGGAGAACTCGCACTCTGCTGTGCTCGATCGCCGGAGCCGTGATGTTGTGCGGGGCGTGGAGGAGTTCGTTTGCCGGGGACTTGCCGCCGGCCTCTCCGAACATCGAAACGATTCCGGCCGGATCGCTCGTGATCCCCATGGATAACGACAAGCAGAACATGGGTGCACCATTCAATTTGAAAGCATATGGGTTGGTGCAGCGGCTGTTGAAGGCGCAGATCCCTGTGAAATGGGTGATCCGAACCGGCAAGGCAAAGGACGGGGTCGACTTTTCCGGGCAGGCGGAGCGGGTGCTGCCCAGTGCGCAGGCCGCAGGGCTCACGGAATTCCGTGGAGGCCCGTTTGTTGTTGAGACTGGCTTTGCCGCGGCGGCGCTCGATGTCGCAATGGGTTATGGAAACAACGTTGCCGTGTACCGGCTCACTCAAGCGGTCGAGGCGGACGTGAGATACACATTGCGCCAGCGCGCGTTTGTGTTTGTGGCCAACGACGACAATAACGCCTCGGTGCACACCGCAATTCTCTTGGCTGCTGGCTTTGTTGCCGGAGAGGATTATGCGGTGCTGGCCCGGCCCACGACGAGTGCGCAACTCAATGCGAATTTGTGCGCAACAATTGTGACCGAGCCTCATTATGACGGATCGGGCGATCCGAACTGGGCCACGGTGGTTGCTGCGGTGCGCGACTTCCTTGCGTCCGGGGGAAACGTGCTTGCCCAGTGCAAAGCCATTGAAAGTTACGAGAACCACCCCACGTACGGTAGGTTTCAAACCACGAACGGCGTGGTAAAGCCTGGAAATTCTAAAACGGGGTTCAATTACCTCGTCCCGGATTTAGCCTTCAGTCAGTTTGTCGGTGACTTGCACGATCAAGGTGGGGCAACACCGCGTTATGCGCTGGCCCAGGGATCGAGCTTTCAAAACGGTGGGCACGCCCACATAGAGTACAGAGGTGCGGGGGCGGGTCGATTTAAGGCGAGCGTCAGCAAGCTCGGAAGCGAAGCTGGCTCGCTGGTTTTCTACTTAGCGGGACACGATTATTCGGGCTCGTCCATCGAGAGCATCAACGGGCGCCGGATGTACCTAAACGCTGTGTTTCACCCTGCGCGAAGACCGGCGAGTTGTGGCTTCGATTTCCCGAGCCCCACACCGACGAGCCCCACAGCCACCCCTGCAAGCCCTACCCCGACCTTCGCCGAGACGTTGACACCAATTCCGGTCGCCTCGCAAGTGACTCCGTTAACGGCCACTCCGAGCGTCTCAGCCACCGCAACCTCGGTACCTGCAACTCCCACATTTACAGCGCCGCCTCCGTCATTCACTGGCACGGCGACACCAACCGCGACCAGCGTCCCCCCCACGCGCACGTTCACTTTTACGCCCACGTCGACTCCGAACCCCTGTGGTAACGGAGACCTCGATCCGGGAGAGGAATGCGATGACGGAAACAACGATAACGGAGACTGCTGCAATGCCACGTGCCAGCTCGATCCCGCTGGTACGCTATGCGAAGACGGCTTGGACTGCACCGAGGGAGACTACTGTGATGGCGTTGGTGTATGCCGCAGCGAGCCCTCGACGGGGCAATACGCCATCCTCCGATGGGTTCCCTCCGACGAAATAGGGAGTTTTGTGACCCTGCTGAGCCGGCGGGCACTGGTGGGCGGGCATGTTTGCACGGGTGCTGCTCACTTGGCAGGGAGTTCGCGCATTTTGGGAGATTTGGTCGGCCTACTCACCAGTGGCAATGCGTTGTCTTTCGGCAAGCGCACGCACGTTCTGGGGGCCGTTGTCACTCGAGGCGGAGCCGTGGTGGGCGCGCAAAATGCCGCGATCGGCGAGTTCTTGGGGGCGGACAGTTCCGATTCTACTGAGGAAGTCCGTGCGTGTGCAGAGGCGCGGACGAAGACCTTCGAGGCGCGGGAGCTGCTCGTCACGTTGCCCAATAACAGCGGGGCCATGTTCGGCGCCACGAAAGTGAAGGCGCGAAAAACGCTGCGGATCCCTGCCTCA encodes:
- a CDS encoding NERD domain-containing protein, which encodes MRVTLVPCDPAANASESRAFEFLKTRLQSQAGNGCWFLLSNLTFSVNHQALAEEIDLVAIGPPGVRVVEIKHWSVAWMENNPRDIETEAQELNAKARKLATTLRRTVPELPLVEPVFLLTREQPKGRIDKIRPVLGVPFFTLPQWSELYC